The Sorex araneus isolate mSorAra2 chromosome X, mSorAra2.pri, whole genome shotgun sequence DNA segment TGCGGAGGGAAATCAAGGCAAAACGGGGCTGGGTTTTTGATCAGGGCCACTGGGGCGGAGCTACCCATTCCCTGGACCACGAGATCCCCGGTCTGGGTGCCTCAGTGGCCCCTGCCCCTAGATAAGCTCCAAGCATTAACAACTATTGTGGCAGAACAAGTGAAAAAAGGATGCGTTGAGCCCTCCACTTCCCCGTGGAATACCCcagtttttgtcattaaaaaacgATCAGGCACCTGGAGACTTTTGCACGATCTTCGCGCAATTAATGCCCAAATGGAACTCTTAGGCCCTGTACAGCGGGGCCTCCCCTTGCTTTCTGCCTTGCCCGCTAATTGGTATCTCTATATTATTGATATTAAggattgctttttctccattcctttgCACCCTGCGGATCGCCCCCGCTTTTCATTTACTGTTCCTGAACTTAATCATAAGGGTCCTGACTCTCgatatcaatggagagttttaCCCCAGGGCATGGCTAATAGCCCCACTATATGCCAGCTATATGTCCAGCGAGCCCTGCGACCACTTAGAAAGCAGTTCCCTCAACTTTATGTTatacattatatggatgatattttgTTAGCATTTCATAATAAGGATACCCTGCAGGAGGCCTTCAAGGTCCTCAGAGATGCCTTTGACGAATGGAACTTACAATTGGCCCCGGAGAAGGTGCAATTTTCTGATACTGGCTCCTTTCTGGGAACCACTATCTACCCAAAGTACATCATGCCTCAAAGGATTCAGTTACAGGCGCGAGATCTGCGCACACTCAATGATTTTCAGAAGCTATTAGGGAACATTAACTGGCTGCGCCCCTCCTTGGGGGTCCCTTCTGGGGATATGGCccctctatttaaaatattggagGGGGACCCCGCCCTGGACTCCCCCAGGGAACTAACGCCCGAGGGGCGGGTGGCACTACAGAAAATTGAGCAAGCGATTAGTAAAGCCCAGCTGTCCAGGATAGACTATCATCATCCCTGGCAATTATGTATTTTTCCTACTCGAGGCACTCCCACAGCTGCTCTGTGGCAGGATGGCCCCCTTCTTTGGATCCATCCACATGCATCCCCTGCAAAAAGTATTGTTTCCTACCCTGCTGCTGTGGCTGATTTGGCTCTAAAGGGACTTCAGCGCTCTTTGGAACATTTTGGGCTCCACCCGGCCAAGTTAATTATTCCCTATACTCTGCAACAGCGTCAGGTTCTGGCGGCCGAACATGACTCATGGGCCATATTGTCCGTGGTCTTCAACGGGGACATTGATAATCATTTCCCACAACATCCCCTGGCCCACTTTGCCACCTTACATCCTTTGATTTTCCCCAAAGTTACAGTAAAGCGCCCTGTCCCTGGGGCCACCACTGTCTATACTGATGGCTCTAAAACAGGCATTGGGGCGTACTTGGCCAAAGGACAGGTGGTTCGTAGGAACTACGGCCCGCGCTCACCACAGGTGGTCGAGTGCAAGATTGTAGCAGAAGTCCTTAAACGCTTCCCGGAGCCTTTGAATCTGGTGTCTGACTCCATTTATGTGGTAAATGCCCTTGAAGTCCTTGAGACTGCTGGCGTTATAAGGGGCAGAGGCCCCGTGTCCCAGATTTTTCAGGAAATCCAGCGCAGCCTTTTGCAGCGCTGCAACCCAATTTTTGTGACGCACATTCGCGCTCACAGTCACCTCCCCGGCCCTATGGCGTTGGGCAACGCTCTTGTAGACGAGGCTACCCGCCCACTGGCCTTACTAGCTGAGCCGATCCAACAGGCGAAAGACTTCCACGAGAAGTTTCATGTTACAGCTGGAACTCTGAAGCACAGGTTCCAGATTACTCGCCAACAGGCTCGGGACATCGTGACTGGGTGTAAAGACTGTGTCCAGTATCTCCCTGCATGGGCTGTTGGGGTTAACCCGCGGGGCCTGCGACCCCTCCACCTCTGGCAGATGGATGTCACCCACGTCCCCAGCTTGGGTAAGGCTCAGTTTGTGCATGTTTCTATTGACACCTGCTCAGGCGTTCTTATGGCCACGCCCCTGGGTGGGGAGAAGGCCACTCATGTtatccagcactgcctggaggccTGGAGCGCCTGGGGCAAGCCTCAGGTCTTGAAGACTGATAATGGACCGGCCTATTCCTCCCAAAAATTCCTGCTATTCTGTGCTCAGATGCAGGTAACCCACGTTACGGGCATTCCTTATAACCCACAGGGCCAAGCCATGGTTGAACGAGCACATAGGACCCTGAAGTCTTACTTACAAAAACagagagggggatgggaggacGTAGGGTCCCCCAGAAGTGCTCTCGCACTTACTCTTTTTGTGCTCAATTATCTGATTTTGGATGACTCAGGGAATTCGGCTGCAGACCGCCATGTGGCCCCTCCCCGCACTCCACCTCTGCTGGTTAAGTGGAAGGACACTATTGATAATACCTGGAAGGGTCCTGACCCTGCCCTGATCAAATCGAGAGGCGCGGTGTGCGTCTTTCCACAAGAAGCCGCGCAGCCTTTCTGGGTCCCTGAAAGATTGACGCGGGCCCTGAAACAGGCTACCCCGACTGAGGAGGCGGTTGACAccgagtccgcagaatgctccagggtgaacccctgagagggattctctcttttcttcttacagagaacatgcggctcgtcgtccggtgccgaccctgcgggtttgcaatgatgatcctgctgctgactgtgcaaccgacggaggccggattgggccggccggctgaccctacacgcctcctacaacagctgtatgggaccccgtgcaactgtcagggaggacaatcttcggtgaccccaacgagctacacgcaaaccgtggactgtgggactctgactatatatctcgccacgcggcccagtgctcggggcgggctaacccagttttggcagtgcgtgcccaagcctacttttataaataagggggatccctgtcctcaaaactgtcaagtggtagaccagataaatgccatgtgttataccagctattctgaatgtaccctaggaggaaagaggtattttaCTGCAAAGCCCCATATGTCCTACGAGGGAACGCTCGGGGGTGACTGGTCAGTCGTCCCCTCCAGCAGAGGGAACCCTAAGTATGCTGCTGCCTCATGCACGGCCCCAGTGGGCAAAGATGCCTGCTGGCCCACGCGTGCccccttgcatgtcactgacggGGGTCCCTCCGATGTGGTTCGGGAAAGGGAGGTGGGACAGCAGATTCAGCAACTGATTTTGGCTCTCTATCCCCAAATTTAATACGCAATGCGGAGAGTGTACCATGACGTGGAAACCGCTTGATGCTATGTTGgttgattgcatttctgatttttttgatggttgtatttttgattgttgttttgattatttgcttttacctgtgttatagctgactgctgcctggtgccccaaTCCTCTGACGGGGGCTCGGACTCGTTGGGCTCCCGCTATCCCCCTCTATCTTGCgctcatggctcctgctctgggagcagcccttgcacgctcggagccacaagggctcattgcacgagtacgggtgctcccgagtattctccctgagaagggtgtcaggccggagagcactgcactgagttggcccccgactcagggtggcgagccacttgcataggaccgccgtcggattttgccctgcctggaagtgaGGACGGTGGGACAGGTGGAGCCTTGGCGCGACCTGATGGGGACGTGCGGAGGCCTCCTCAGTCCCTTGTAATACAGGCAGTGGTGACCACCACCCCCTTCTACCAACAGGATGGCTCCATAAATAAAGacataagggggagatgtagggagccagagcacattgcgcatgagtggcggccatgacagaatgacctcatatggggtgattggcaagagccaatagatgagcaccacgtcagaggcggggcaaccaggctatataaggactgccgttACCCGGGTTGTGGTTCTTTCTCTTCGTGAGTTAACTAAATAAATggttgcagaaggatcctcaacccgtgtcgtctcactctttgctggcgaagggaaatcgcgacgcgggcaaCGAACAATTTCCAACaccctcccttccgaaatctgacacgccatttcatcggtaaagacgtgtacagcacctagtccagacaaggtcagacccgaacacctgaaatacttgctgccagtactcgtcaatacactggcttggctcttcacatgatACCTTTCCatatgcaaagttccatcccactagaaaaccagcaggaccgttctgttgtaaaaaaaagggagacatccacaacatcagcaactatcgcccaatctgcctgttgtccgttgtctacaaattgttcactcgagtcatcttgaatagaataggcagaacactagatgaaggacagccattcgagcaagccgggttccaaaaaggattcagcacaattgaccatatccacactgtgaccaagctcatttaagtttcgtgagagttcaagatgctgctctgtctaatgttcatcaatttaaagaaggcctttgattctgttgagactgaagcagtcatcaaagccctagtcaaacaaggccttcaaactcagtacatcaaggtcCTCCACGAGCTGTTTTACAGATTCACCGCCAGGATATCATgattctacaaggaattgatcattgatataaagagataAGTTAGGCAGGGTgaaaccatttcaccgaaactcttcagtgccaccctcaagaacgtcatgaaacgactggaatgggaagtaatgggagtgaagatagatggttggcaactacaccacttctgcttcactgatgacattgttctcataacaccaaacattagccaagcggcacaaatgcttggctgacttcgaccacaagtgtggaaaggtgaatctcatcaagacaatgttcgtgaaaaacaaactagtccctgatattccatttgctctcaatgaaacaaacatctcctaatgcagcagctatgtgtacctgagtcgagaactcaacatgaggaacgatttggcgccagaactgcgcaggaggaagagagcagtgtggaacgccttcaaaagtgttgaagaagtggttaagaggatgaagaatctccgaatccaggcacatctttcgactccatcgttcttcctgtactaacatacgcctcagagacctgggccctatgaaaacaggatgagaacactatttgggtatcccaaagaggaattaaaagagctatgcttgggatATCACATTtgactcaaatgagagaaggaatccggagttctgacctccttcaatGATCAAgattcagggacactgtcttgtttgccaaagcattgaaaatcagatggaccggacacataatgcaatttagagatgaccgctggactagagcttttaccgactggattccacaggacgtccaaagactgcgtggctgcccacctgcgaaatggtcagacttcttcgtcaaaaccctgaatgaacggtttgaggctcttcatgttcctggagcgagcatataccactgggctacactagcatgtgacaggacaaatagagacgctactggtgcccgttcgagcaaaagatcaacaagatgacaagtgatagtgacagtgacacttcaTGTATAAGTGACATCAGATCTGTATTTCTTGTCCTTTCTTcgtttatttcattttagcatGCTGTCCTCCAGGTCCATCCACATTAtagcaagaggaaaaaaattcatcttttcttatagttagTAGTTTcctattgtgtatgtataccataaCTTCATCTACTCGAATACTATTTGTTATTTAGGTGGCTTTTATATCTTGGCTATCGTACTTAACAGTTAAGGAACATAGGTGTGTATAGAtttttttgagttaatgttttgttttcttgggatagatgcctaACAGAATAATTGAGAGATCTATAGGAGCTcgattttgttattatttttggaccacacttggtagtTCTTAGGAGCCTGATAGTTCTTACtcctggggccatatgggatgttgggatggaactcaggcttgctgtgtgctaggcaagtgcctcaccagcATTACATTCTCTCCagttcctggaattctaatttttttgttttccacatccagcaatgctcagagcttactcctggctttgcacccggGAATTACTCTTGCTTGAGATCCTCTGTGATGCTGGacagtgaacctgggtcagccacgtgcaaggcaagtatcctacttgctgtactattgctctggctccatcaGTTCTTGATTTTTTGAGAAGTCCCAGTACTGTCCATGAGGGCTAAAGCACATGGCATTCCCATCAActgtgaaggagagttccttgtTTAagcacatccctgccaacacttgTTATCTTTCTGATATGTGCCATTGCCTATCTAATTGTCACTTTGATTTTCATGTTCCTGTAATAAGTGAAGATAAAATGTTGAATCACAATAAAATTGTTTCAATCAATTTAAATTTCTGTGGCTTGCAAGTATTTCTGCCCATTTCTGTGGACTAACTGGCAGGTTTGAAGAGGCAGCCCTTCGTCCCTAGGGGACATGTGTGAGGCTGTAGTTGGCAGCATTTGGAAGAAGGAGCCCAGTGTTATTCATGCAGGAACTTTGCTGTGTCATGGCCCTCATGCCTCAGCTTCAGCACCCACTCCTTCCCTCTTGTCTGGGTGTTGTGCAGGGGATTGCTTGGATTTGGAATTGCAAGTGCAATTGCAAGTACAAATTGGAATTTGCAATTGCTTTGGAATTGCAAAGTCGGGGGTCAGTAGCCCTCTCCTTCTGCCTTGCTGCCTGCTGTGGCCAGTCCCCCCGATACGTAGTAGAGTCAAGGGTGAGATTGTCAGACACGGCAAGTCTGGTCTCGGTTCCACGTCAGTGACCTAAAGTCCTTGAGGATGGGCTGGGCACTGGCACTAGATTCCTAATCCTCAGATGATGCTACAACCACCAACGTGTGGCTACGGTCGAGAACCCCTGGCCTGGAAACTATCCCGGGACCCCTGGTCTTGTGTTTCCAGAATGGAATCCTGGAGTATTGATCTTCCCTTTTCCCTGAGCTCAGCAGTCACTTCCTTGTGCTGTCGctgttattcttttgtttgtccTTCTGGAGCAGATGctgacccacccacccccagccccagcctctggAGATGTAAGCATGCCTCCACCAGGAGCAAAGCGCAGCTGTGTCCCATGGGGAGCTCAGATACTCATCCAGGTACTGCTAACCACACGGCCAATAAGACAACGGTGACTGTGACTTTGTGTTATGGATTGCAATCACTAAGAAACCCTCCAGGAAGGGAGCAGAGAGGTAGGACAACGGCGTGTGGGCctttgcctgggtttgatcctttgcaccccatattgtccccatattgctcagggatcaggagtgatctttgagtacaaacacagtcaggggtaagccctgagcgccaccagtgtgaccccaaaactaccccccaggggaagagagagggagggggaggaggacagagagagggacagagggagagagagagagaggagagagaggggagagagagagaagagagagggatgggggggagaggggtcagTCTGCCAGGGCAGGTGTTTCTGCAGTCCCACTGTCTAGGTGTCCAGCTGTGGGAGGTCAGGCTCCGGAGGGCTGGCCTTGCTCTGTGCCCTGTTGAAGCAGGGACTGACCAGAGATGAAAAGTCTGGGTGAGGGCAAGGCTAGAGGCCTGCTTAAGTGGTGATTaggaaaagtttaaaaacagaGATGAGAACATCTTACTGCATAATTCCTGAGGTGACTCATACACTTAGTGAGGCCAGGGTTAGCATGGAAAAATCAGCTGGGCTATAAAATTTGGGTGTTTTCCTGAGTTCCttctgaaataaattaataataaggtGACTTATAAATGTTTAATAGTCTATtcgagttttttcttttttggatgaaAATCAACATCCTTTGGTAATTGCATTTGAAAGTTGCAAATAATCTCTGACCCCGCGCTTTTCAATCTAACCTATGTAAATTACCTCTTCAGAAAAGCATTTATTTAGAGGGAAAGGCTTGGCAGGAAATCCGAACAGCAAAGCCATCCAATTCTGGAGGTCATTTTGCACTGATGGTGTGAGGACCGCACAGTGATCCCAGAAGAGGCCGGAGCGGATGCTGACATTCCCCAGGTGAAGATTGTCTCCAGGCTGGTCCCTGGCCACTTCCTTCCTGCCCAGGAGAGCAGCTGCCAAGTCCCACACCTGCCTCAGAGCACTCAGAGCCTCTTCGCTACCGCCCCCCTTTCCGGGATCTTTTGTACCTGGGGCGGCCTACGGGCCCAGAGCCCACCTTCTAGTGCATTTGTTCTCCCTCTGTGCTGGCAGGAAGATGACCCAGAGCTAGCTCAGAGGTTGGGACTGGGGTCACGGGCCTGTCAGGCTGTGAGGAGCAGCTGGGACTCAGGCTTTGACTCACAGACTCACCAGAACACACACAGGTGCCACGAGGTAAGCCAGCTTGTCTCCTCATTGTTGTCTGTGGTTCTAACCCAACCTCATCCCTGGGGAGCTCCCTGGTTGCTTCTCTGGGGTCCAGAATCAACACAcgtgaagaggaaggaaggaaacagatgGGCAGGCCAGGAGCCAGCGGTAGTCTGGCAAAGGCCACGTGAGGTTCCCAAAGGTCCCTTTAACAGTACCTGGAGACAGGTATAGTTTGGGGTGGAGCACTGACAATCAGAGCATCTTCTGGACATGCCCCTGCAATCGAAGGCTTGTCCATCCCTACAGGCATCCACCATTGTCTCGGTGGCTAGTGGTGAGCAGAGCCAGTTCCTCCCTGCTTCACACTGCTTCCCTTCTTGGGAACTTTGCAGCTCCCATGAGCACTTCTCTGTGTAGACTGACTATTAGCCCGAGTGTCCATTGTCTGTCCCCATGGTAGACATGCAAGCAAGCCGTCATGAATCGCCCCACATGAGCCATGCAGACATTTGAAGGTGCTCGCCTTCTTAGAGGGCTTTAGCCAGACGGAAGCCAGTCTGGAGTCCCGGGTGTGGTCACCATGTGACTatcaattattgggaaaaaaacTTGGTAATAAGGGGGTCTGGGAGAAAGTGTCTCCCATGCGTTAGTCCCACACAACAAACTCTTGAAGTAGCATATACAAAGTCAAAATGAACGGAATCAGAGTTTGAGAAATCAGCCTCCTCATGTCCCCATGCAGTCAATAGTCAGATTGAAGCCTTGTTGAGTGGCAATAAGAGTCATTCTCTTTAAAAGTTGGGTCTCCTGAGGCTGGAAagattgtacaatgggtaggacatctgccttgcacacagcagacccatgttcaatccctgcaccacatacagtctcctgagcaccaccaggagcgattcccgactgcagagccaggagtaacctagagcactgacaggtgtggcctcagaaattgaaaaaaaaatgataaaagttgGGTCTTCTGGCACTGTAAGGTTCCCTCAGttctgctgggtgtagcctccccAGCCCAGAAGATTGATCTCATCTGTGCATTTGATTCATgactaataaacaaacaaataacccaagtaaacaaaaaacaaaagcaaaacaaaaagatgggCCACAGGGAAAGGTGGAAAGGACCAAGACtgccttttgtttttaataaaatactctATTTAAATACTGTAATtcacaaagttgttaataatacTGTTGTGGCTTTTGATGGTCTAGCACCAATGTCAACActagtgaccttccctccaccccttgccccatcccccccaaattGACCTCAGAGAAACCCCCGCTGACTACCACGCTGGCACCTGGGGAAGAGTGGCTGTCTGAGGATATGCATCATGGTGAGTGGCCACACAGCTCCCCATGACGTCTTGGCCCTCTCCTGGGACATGCCCTGAGCCGGACAGCACCTTGAGTCCACAGACGGTTGCCCATCAGTCCATGGCACTCTCCTTTCCTGATACGGGAATGGGCTGGGTGGCTGCCTGGAGGGAcagcctctctctgcccttgagTCTGGGCTCAGGGACGTCTCTGAAATACATGCCGAGATGTCATCCACACACGCTGACGGGCTGAGAGAGCGCATGTCTCACAAGCAggcagccaggtttgatccccgcagcACATGGTCCATCTGGGGAAGGAGACCCCCATCCCAGGGCTGAAAATTAGCATTTGAACAccagctggtgtgaccccaaactcaaaataaagcaaaataagctGCCACACACATCCCTTTGCTTCCCAGAGGCCTGCCTCCAGcttgagagatgagagggagcCGCACTGGCAGGCCCAGAGGTCCTCCTTCCCCTTAGTGGGTCTTCCTGGGTGAGGGCCTCCGGGTTGGCCTTTAAGCCCAGTGTAGAGAGCTCAGAGGCCCAAGCCACATGGCTAAGGGAGCACAGACACCAGAAGCTTTCTCGGTAAGTGGACCCCCAAACTCAAGGCAGACCTGAGTGCCCTCAGTGAAAGCCTGCTCATGACCCTAAGATGACCCAGTTAAccagaggagaggacagaggtgGTTTATCTGTTCATGGAAGCAGAagaggttggtgttggaatatttccccttttccagctgccttctggagttttgtcacaaaaaccttttgtcacagaaacctagctgatctttgacccgcagatctaaggtgctacccaggcttgatttgacattgtagattccaggctgcagcccagcctggtctttgggatgtaaatccgagtgctttcagcccaaagaaggcttcggttttggttttgtatcttctttccggggggcctagattaacgggcctgcagatacaagagaattatgttgcctcaacgttcttcctgtaagatattttggtgcctttggtgacgtcaatgtattgcgccctttggaagggccatgatcaataaaaggggttcggagagaaggtgaggtggtggaaagtgtatagaggcgggaaagtgtatagaggcgggaaagtgtatagaggtggaaagtgtatgggggcggaaaggtgtagagaggtcggggagagtgtatagagagaagattggaataaactgcaagtgagaccaaccatcatggctccgttccttccttcgcctgccatatcatcgccatcaacctccccggggtgggggaagcggccggaggctaccgaactcgggtggcgggagagacagctgctgccctaggccctgtgcctggctcggtgcagtgaggcgtcccttccctcgcccgcgccttttctttttatttttatacagttggggatggaGGGGGGCGGTTCTTGCCTATAGTGTCCTCAAGAGCTGCTGTTTGTCGCTGGCCCTAAGACCAGAag contains these protein-coding regions:
- the LOC129400133 gene encoding uncharacterized protein LOC129400133, which gives rise to MDLAKRPKLTLSIQENMRLVVRCRPCGFAMMILLLTVQPTEAGLGRPADPTRLLQQLYGTPCNCQGGQSSVTPTSYTQTVDCGTLTIYLATRPSARGGLTQFWQCVPKPTFINKGDPCPQNCQVVDQINAMCYTSYSECTLGGKRYFTAKPHMSYEGTLGGDWSVVPSSRGNPKYAAASCTAPVGKDACWPTRAPLHVTDGGPSDVVREREVGQQIQQLILALYPQI